A window of Streptomyces sp. NBC_01224 genomic DNA:
CGAATACCCGGTGACCGTTGACCCCACCTCCACGCTCGCAGTGACCACGGACACCTGGGTCGCCACCAACTACCCCGACTCCCAGATCTCCTCGCCCGAGCTGAAGTCGGGCACGTACAACGGCGGAGGCATTCAGGCACGCTCGTACCTGAAGTTCGATGTGTCGGCCCTGAAGGGCAAGCACATCATCGATACCAACCTGTCCCTCTACTCGACGTGGTCATCAACCTGTTCCACCAAGGGCTCGGGCACACAGATCCGCCGGATCACCTCCGCCTGGACTTCTTCGGCTGTCACATGGGGCGACCAACCGGAGACGACCACCACCGGCGCGGTGACCAGTGCCGCCGCGAAGGGGTATTCCAGTGACTGCCCGCCGGGCACCGTCGACTTCGATATCGATGCTGTCGTCCAGGCGTGGGCCGACGGTGCGGAGAACCAAGGTGTGCAGGTGCGCGGCGTGGACGAGAACGATTCGCTCACCTGGCGACGCTACCGCTCTGCCAACTATGTCTCCGGCAAGGACGAGGCCACCGAGCCGCACCTGAGCGTCACCTACGATTCCTACCCGAGCACCCCTGCGGCGGTTCTGCCGTTCAACGGTACGGTGACCAGCGATGCCACGCCCACCCTGCGGGCCCGTTCGAATGATGACGATCTCGACGAGCTGCGGCACACCTTCGAGGTCTGGGAAGCGGACCTGAGCGCCCGCAGGACCACTGGCAACACGGCGTACCTCGCACCGGCGGCCATCGCCAGCTGGACTTCTCCCACTCTGCCCTCAGGGGTCTACAAATGGCGCTCGCGCGCGTACGACTCGAGCAACTGGTCCAAGTCATGGTCCGCCTGGCGCACACTCACCGTCGACTCAAGTGCTCCAGCGGCTCCGACGATCAGCAGCGGCAGCCATGCCTCGCAGACATCCTGGTATGCGGTGAACGACTTCACCGGCAGCCTCAGCGCCAGTGATACGAGCGCCATCACGGGCTATGCCGTCAAGATCGACCAGAATCCGGTGACTGCCGCGGGAACCGAGGTGACTCAAACCTCCACCACCGTCACGGCGGCCGACCGTGTGGACGGCACCTGGTATGTGCACGCTGCCGCCCGCAACGCGGCCGGTCTCTGGTCCGCCACCCGACACTTCGCGTTCCACGTGGACACCACCGCGCCCCGAAGCCCCACCATCGCCTCGTCCACCCACCCGTTGAACACAGCGGTGTACGCGAGTCGAGCCGCGGCCTTCTCCTGGACCGCACCCGCCGACGGCTCCGGCGCTGCCGGGTACTCGGTGAGCGTCGACCGCAGTTCGACCACGATTCCCACCACGACCGGCGCCGTGCAGTCGGACACCTCATACAGCACGGTTGTCGCCTCCGACGGCACCTGGTATCTCCACGTGCGGACCAAGGACCGGGCCGGAAACTGGTCGACAACCGCTGCCCACTTTCCTTTCCAGGTCGACGCGGGGATCGCGCTGCGCCCCGCGATCACCTCGTCCAGCCACCCGGACCAGTCGGGCGCCTACCGGAACATCTCCTTCACCGGTGTCTGGGAGACAGCCGGGAACGCCGCCGGGTACAGCTACTTGGTCGACTCCTCTTCCGACACCGTACCCGACACGGTAAGTGACGGGACCGAGGCTTCGTATACCGCCACCAAGGGTGAGGGCACCTGGTACTTGCACGTTCGCGCGGTCGACTCGGAGGGGGGCTGGGGGCCGGTGGCGCACTACCGGTTCACCATCGACACCACCGCACCCGCCGCGCCCACGGTGACGTCAGCGGACTTCCCCGGCGACGGCTGGGCCGGTGATGCGGGCGACAGCGGCACCTTCCAGCTGACCTCCGAGGACGCTGGGCTGCGTTCGCTGCGTTATCGGCTCGACGACGGGCCCGAGTCCCCCCTTGCCGCCACTGGGGCCACCACGACCTTGCGACTGACCATTGCGGATGAGGGCAGCCACCGCCTTACCGCAGTCGCGGTCGACAAGGCCGGCAACGCGTCCGCTGCCGCCACATACACCTTCCACGTCGGTACGGCGGGCATCGTCTCCCCGCTGCCCGGCGAGGAGGTCGGATACAAGGTGCCGCTGGCGATCGCGGGTCCCGGCGACCTGACCGGTGCCACTCTCCAATACCGCCGCTCCGATACGGAGACCTGGACGGATGTTCCGGCCGCCGACATGACAACAGTCTCCGGCGGGACCGTCAGCTGGCCGGCCACCATCACCGGCGGTGAGCTGTCCGGCTTGGTCTGGGACAGCAGCCGACTCGCCACCGACGGCGAGATCCAGTTGCGGGCACGCTTCGACGGACCGGACGCTCCTGCCCCTTCGGAACCGGTGACCGTCATTCTCAACCGGGTCGACGTGCTCACCCAGCCGACCGCGGCCGACAGTCTCGAACCCGACACGGCCGAGTCGTACGCCCTGGACGTCGCGGAACAGCGTGCCGAGGCGGACCCGGATACCTTCGCACCGCCGTACCTTGATCAGGAGACCCGCAAGATCATGTTGCCGGTCACCGATACCAGTGCGAAGAGCGAGGCCACGAAGGACATCGTGCTCACCGGCATCCCCGTGGACCAGGGCAATGACGACGGCAGTGTCGCAGGTGACCCGGACACCGACGACACCGCTCCGACTGACGAAGATGGCATCGCCGACCCAGTGGCGACCCAGGACAGGACAATTGTCCCGGTGTCCAAGGAAGTCGACCACAGCCAGTCCGAACTTCAGTCCATCGCCGACGAAGTGCTGCTCCTGACGGACAGTGAGCTGTCCGGCGCGTCGACACTGGCCACAGCCGGCGTCGACGCCGAGACGAACAGAGTCGTCGTGGAAGTCCCGGAAAACGACGTCACGCTCGCGGACGCACTGGGCAGGCGCTACGGCCCGGACAGCATCGCGATTCAGCTCGCTCCCGGGGTGAGGGCGCTGCAGACCGCTGCGAGCCGTTACAGCGATGTCAGCCCGTTCAAGGGCGGGGCGGCCTATCAAGCGGTACGTCCCTCGGCGGACGGCACCTTCTGGACCGCGCGATGCACGACCGCCTTCCCGTGGACCCATGAGGGCCACCCGTACATGCTCAGCGCGGGGCACTGCACCACCGCGAACGGGTGGATGGACAGCTGGAACCCCGAACTGACCTTCGCCGGTGTCGCCCACGACAACTGGAACAACAGCAAG
This region includes:
- a CDS encoding DNRLRE domain-containing protein is translated as MTSGKRTAAAVLVLALTGGFAAVADQGAKADSGDEPPLTQLAPDLGPAEAGSESEARLLAQAQGRRIEIVSKRTETAAVWANPDGSLTAEAYVAPVRVKESGTWRDIDTTLFDSGSSLTPRTTSTDIDVSDGDDTRLAVVTHGERSFGLGWEESLPVPAVKGDTASYQVGQGETLTVTALSDGFTQNVVLKQVPTEPVIYRIPVLTDGLRLSQADSGHLLLKDSDGRLVAEAPAPMMWDSSRHSASGEPERQVPVDTEIEERADGKQTLVLTPDPGFLATAEYPVTVDPTSTLAVTTDTWVATNYPDSQISSPELKSGTYNGGGIQARSYLKFDVSALKGKHIIDTNLSLYSTWSSTCSTKGSGTQIRRITSAWTSSAVTWGDQPETTTTGAVTSAAAKGYSSDCPPGTVDFDIDAVVQAWADGAENQGVQVRGVDENDSLTWRRYRSANYVSGKDEATEPHLSVTYDSYPSTPAAVLPFNGTVTSDATPTLRARSNDDDLDELRHTFEVWEADLSARRTTGNTAYLAPAAIASWTSPTLPSGVYKWRSRAYDSSNWSKSWSAWRTLTVDSSAPAAPTISSGSHASQTSWYAVNDFTGSLSASDTSAITGYAVKIDQNPVTAAGTEVTQTSTTVTAADRVDGTWYVHAAARNAAGLWSATRHFAFHVDTTAPRSPTIASSTHPLNTAVYASRAAAFSWTAPADGSGAAGYSVSVDRSSTTIPTTTGAVQSDTSYSTVVASDGTWYLHVRTKDRAGNWSTTAAHFPFQVDAGIALRPAITSSSHPDQSGAYRNISFTGVWETAGNAAGYSYLVDSSSDTVPDTVSDGTEASYTATKGEGTWYLHVRAVDSEGGWGPVAHYRFTIDTTAPAAPTVTSADFPGDGWAGDAGDSGTFQLTSEDAGLRSLRYRLDDGPESPLAATGATTTLRLTIADEGSHRLTAVAVDKAGNASAAATYTFHVGTAGIVSPLPGEEVGYKVPLAIAGPGDLTGATLQYRRSDTETWTDVPAADMTTVSGGTVSWPATITGGELSGLVWDSSRLATDGEIQLRARFDGPDAPAPSEPVTVILNRVDVLTQPTAADSLEPDTAESYALDVAEQRAEADPDTFAPPYLDQETRKIMLPVTDTSAKSEATKDIVLTGIPVDQGNDDGSVAGDPDTDDTAPTDEDGIADPVATQDRTIVPVSKEVDHSQSELQSIADEVLLLTDSELSGASTLATAGVDAETNRVVVEVPENDVTLADALGRRYGPDSIAIQLAPGVRALQTAASRYSDVSPFKGGAAYQAVRPSADGTFWTARCTTAFPWTHEGHPYMLSAGHCTTANGWMDSWNPELTFAGVAHDNWNNSKGSVKIAGKSYYSGDLVTGKVYDNKYSVSARIYKGGPQGTSTRRVVNRWTTRSKAGEKFCSGGSTTGEICGWKVTSGKLNIKYGDGTVIKNATRAKKNSGTCNYPGDSGGPIYTVLSSGHVYAKGVVSGGLCAGWGIGSDGNGDGWNDDKDCSDLTDYDCEIIFTDIRLAEDALPGLVKKW